One window of the Populus nigra chromosome 4, ddPopNigr1.1, whole genome shotgun sequence genome contains the following:
- the LOC133690926 gene encoding uncharacterized protein LOC133690926 isoform X1 — MMILIDIDDGDDENKNREHMQSMDRTSEKIAYGAGVAAGTVGGVAGVVCGSKMAFDWVIDRYDEFETRSIERIMRKIDANRRDRNTGVSVASRSILTEPKSDGM, encoded by the exons atgatgattttgattgatattgatgatggtgatgatgaaaataaaaacagggAGCATATGCAGTCAATGGATCGCACATCAGAGAAGATTGCCTATGGTG CGGGTGTTGCCGCTGGAACTGTAGGAGGAGTTGCTGGTGTAGTATGCGGCAGTAAAATGGCCTTTGACTG GGTGATTGACCGCTACGATGAATTCGAGACCAGGAGTATTGAAAG GATTATGCGGAAAATAGATGCAAACAGGAGGGACAGAAACACAGGGGTTTCGGTCGCATCAAGGAGCATTCTCACAGAACCTAAATCAGAT GGCATGTAA
- the LOC133692435 gene encoding uncharacterized protein LOC133692435 isoform X1: protein MVFRSISATHPNTTNIVMASSTTVKPHQPLHNFPLQDLKWSMNPSNNATNHHRFRSNKSPHRDAAAADSDGDGGVKVEKLSKQKSDDAETLEKKSKIFIRLRTNKNSSGSSSSKCMVDDVAADAGDLDSAAVVEDVEESIPKTWNLRPRRAVNKGLNGSGGAVKIGGGAVQEIKSQVTSSNRSEWTRSNRNGNDATNYDNNNNNNNNKEKEKEKEKEKKLRFSIPLTREEIEEDIYSLTGSKPARRSKKRAKHVQKQLDCLFPGMWLASITPECYKVHEAPSKLRM, encoded by the exons ATGGTGTTTCGCTCCATATCTGCAACCCACCCAAACACAACCAATATTGTTATGGCTTCTTCTACTACTGTCAAACCACACCAGCCACTCCATAACTTTCCTCTACAAGACCTTAAATGGTCAATGAACCCTTCCAACAACGCCACCAACCACCACCGCTTTCGCTCCAACAAATCTCCTCACCgggatgctgctgctgctgactCGGACGGAGACGGCGGGGTAAAGGTTGAGAAGTTATCGAAGCAAAAATCTGATGATGCTGAGACTTTGGAGAAGAAATCGAAGATCTTTATTCGTTTGAGGACCAACAAAAATAGCAGCGGTAGCAGTAGCAGCAAGTGCATGGTTGATGATGTGGCTGCGGATGCAGGGGATCTGGACTCTGCTGCTGTAGTGGAGGATGTGGAGGAGTCGATACCGAAGACGTGGAATCTGAGGCCGAGGAGAGCCGTTAATAAGGGTTTGAATGGGAGCGGAGGTGCTGTGAAGATTGGTGGAGGCGCGGTGCAAGAGATCAAATCTCAGGTGACAAGTAGTAATCGGAGTGAATGGACTCGGTCGAACCGGAATGGTAATGATGCTACTAACtatgacaacaacaacaacaacaacaacaacaaggagaaagagaaggaaaaggaaaaggagaagaagttGAGGTTTTCGATTCCTCTTACTAGAGAGGAAATTGAAGAAGATATTTATTCCTTGACTGGGTCAAAGCCCGCGAGAAGGTCAAAGAAGAGAGCTAAGCATGTGCAAAAACAACTTGAT TGCTTGTTTCCAGGCATGTGGCTGGCTTCGATCACCCCGGAATGTTACAAGGTTCATGAAGCTCCTTCAAAG TTGAGAATGTAG
- the LOC133691103 gene encoding acyl carrier protein 1, mitochondrial-like yields MALRAAVLHHIRVPVQTLRLKTNPCAPSGSIRSMSSHDDHLTKEEVLDRVVSVVKSFPKVDPSRVTPEVHFQKDLGLDSLDNVEIVMALEEEFKLEIPDKEADKIDSCNLAIEYIHNHPLAS; encoded by the exons ATGGCATTGAGAGCAGCCGTGCTACACCACATTCGGGTGCCGGTGCAAACCCTAAGACTCAAAACAAATCCATGTGCTCCGTCCGGTTCAATCCGGTCAATGTCGTCGCATGATGACCATCTGACCAAGGAAGAGGTCCTCGACAGAGTTGTCTCTGTTGTCAAGAGCTTCCCTAAAGTCGATCCTTCCAGG GTGACTCCTGAAGTCCATTTCCAAAAAGATCTGGGCTTGGATAGCTTGGACAATGTGGAGATTGTAATGGCTCTAGAAGAGGAGTTCAAGCTTGAAATTCCAGACAAGGAAGCCGATAAGATTGACTCTTGTAACCTTGCTATTGAGTACATTCATAACCATCCGCTGGCTAGTTGA
- the LOC133690926 gene encoding uncharacterized protein LOC133690926 isoform X2 — MEGFKQLWEHMQSMDRTSEKIAYGAGVAAGTVGGVAGVVCGSKMAFDWVIDRYDEFETRSIERIMRKIDANRRDRNTGVSVASRSILTEPKSDGM; from the exons ATGGAGGGGTTTAAACAACTCTG ggAGCATATGCAGTCAATGGATCGCACATCAGAGAAGATTGCCTATGGTG CGGGTGTTGCCGCTGGAACTGTAGGAGGAGTTGCTGGTGTAGTATGCGGCAGTAAAATGGCCTTTGACTG GGTGATTGACCGCTACGATGAATTCGAGACCAGGAGTATTGAAAG GATTATGCGGAAAATAGATGCAAACAGGAGGGACAGAAACACAGGGGTTTCGGTCGCATCAAGGAGCATTCTCACAGAACCTAAATCAGAT GGCATGTAA
- the LOC133692435 gene encoding uncharacterized protein LOC133692435 isoform X2: MVFRSISATHPNTTNIVMASSTTVKPHQPLHNFPLQDLKWSMNPSNNATNHHRFRSNKSPHRDAAAADSDGDGGVKVEKLSKQKSDDAETLEKKSKIFIRLRTNKNSSGSSSSKCMVDDVAADAGDLDSAAVVEDVEESIPKTWNLRPRRAVNKGLNGSGGAVKIGGGAVQEIKSQVTSSNRSEWTRSNRNGNDATNYDNNNNNNNNKEKEKEKEKEKKLRFSIPLTREEIEEDIYSLTGSKPARRSKKRAKHVQKQLDCLFPGMWLASITPECYKVHEAPSKG, from the exons ATGGTGTTTCGCTCCATATCTGCAACCCACCCAAACACAACCAATATTGTTATGGCTTCTTCTACTACTGTCAAACCACACCAGCCACTCCATAACTTTCCTCTACAAGACCTTAAATGGTCAATGAACCCTTCCAACAACGCCACCAACCACCACCGCTTTCGCTCCAACAAATCTCCTCACCgggatgctgctgctgctgactCGGACGGAGACGGCGGGGTAAAGGTTGAGAAGTTATCGAAGCAAAAATCTGATGATGCTGAGACTTTGGAGAAGAAATCGAAGATCTTTATTCGTTTGAGGACCAACAAAAATAGCAGCGGTAGCAGTAGCAGCAAGTGCATGGTTGATGATGTGGCTGCGGATGCAGGGGATCTGGACTCTGCTGCTGTAGTGGAGGATGTGGAGGAGTCGATACCGAAGACGTGGAATCTGAGGCCGAGGAGAGCCGTTAATAAGGGTTTGAATGGGAGCGGAGGTGCTGTGAAGATTGGTGGAGGCGCGGTGCAAGAGATCAAATCTCAGGTGACAAGTAGTAATCGGAGTGAATGGACTCGGTCGAACCGGAATGGTAATGATGCTACTAACtatgacaacaacaacaacaacaacaacaacaaggagaaagagaaggaaaaggaaaaggagaagaagttGAGGTTTTCGATTCCTCTTACTAGAGAGGAAATTGAAGAAGATATTTATTCCTTGACTGGGTCAAAGCCCGCGAGAAGGTCAAAGAAGAGAGCTAAGCATGTGCAAAAACAACTTGAT TGCTTGTTTCCAGGCATGTGGCTGGCTTCGATCACCCCGGAATGTTACAAGGTTCATGAAGCTCCTTCAAAG GGTTAA
- the LOC133690925 gene encoding uncharacterized protein LOC133690925 — translation MMIVEKKKKHYFRCCEWKWIVLCQLLLANAVCASHHGNPANDLVDIINKNRTAQKLPELNDSPGLGCMALQYVELCKDNCTSNGVVNCKPPEDDFTEVFGPNCGVELPTFGTITGHVVGCQAKYLEPSLAFSHVLVKDSKALSLIRNKSHTEVGVGLVGARKGSFFWCILFSDGQTNSTFVLEDNGEGIKQKKGCFSGSTFPCSSGHRIPVFLNNFMTLVLLSTFLLQHLYQTWFVMM, via the exons ATGATGAtagtggagaagaagaagaagcattatTTTCGTTGCTGTGAATGGAAGTGGATTGTGCTTTGCCAGCTACTCCTAGCTAATGCTGTTTGCGCCAGCCACCATG GGAACCCTGCAAATGATCTTGTTGATATCATCAATAAGAACCGAACAGCCCAGAAACTCCCAGAGCTGAACGACAGCCCCGGCCTTGGCTGCATGGCTCTGCAGTATGTTGAATTATGCAAGGATAACTGCACTAGCAATGGTGTTGTGAATTGCAAACCACCTGAAGATGACTTTACAGAGGTTTTTGGTCCGAACTGTGGTGTAGAGCTGCCCACTTTTGGCACCATAACCGGCCATGTCGTAGGTTGTCAGGCTAAGTACCTTGAGCCATCACTAGCCTTTTCCCATGTTCTTGTCAAGGACAGTAAAGCTTTATCCCTGATTAGAAATAAATCACATACAGAAGTGGGAGTAGGCTTGGTTGGGGCTCGTAAAGGTTCCTTCTTTTggtgtattttatttagtgatGGCCAGACAAATTCCACTTTTGTTCTTGAAGATAACGGCGAAGGGATCAAGCAAAAGAAAGGGTGCTTTAGTGGGAGCACTTTTCCATGCAGTAGCGGACATAGGATCCCTGTGTTTCTCAACAATTTTATGACCTTGGTTCTTCTAAGTACTTTTCTGCTACAGCACTTGTATCAAACTTGGTTTGTAATGATGTGA